One Nicotiana sylvestris chromosome 12, ASM39365v2, whole genome shotgun sequence genomic window carries:
- the LOC138883429 gene encoding uncharacterized protein yields MEFGIEPEQLHELFSVSTPVGESITAARVYRGCVVTVHGRDTMADLVESGVVDFNVIMGMDWLYSCFAKLDCRTRTMRLEFPNKPVVEWKAPSLESVPVVNEFPDVFPDELPEIPSDSEIDFGIDVMPGTQPISIPPYRMAPLELKELKEQLKDLLEKGFIWPSVSPWGAPVLEGIMVDPQKISVVRNWPRPITPTEIRSFLGLVGYYRRFVEGFSTLASPLTKLTQKAVKFQWSDACERSFQELKSRMTSAPVLTLPDGIEGFVVHCDASRIGFGCVLMQHGKVIAYSSRKLKNHEKNYPTHDLELAAVVFALNIWQYYLYVVHVDVFMDHKEPSIHFQAKGVESEIEKMVRVTQGL; encoded by the exons atggaatttgggatagaaccagaACAGCTTCATGAATTATTCTCGGTATCTACTCCGGTTGGTGAGTCTATTACGGCTGCTCGAGTTTATAGAGGTTGTGTCGTTACGGTGCATGGTAGGGATACTATGGCCGATCTTGTTGAATCGGGGGTGGTCGATtttaatgtaataatgggaatggattggctttattcatgttttgccaaacttgattgtcggactagaacTATGAGGCTTGAGTTTCCTAATAAGcccgttgttgaatggaag GCACCTAGCCTTGAGTCCGtgccagttgtgaatgaatttccggatgtctttccagatgagctccctGAGATCCCATCAGACAgtgagattgattttgggatcgatgtgatgccaggcacgcagcctatatcaattccaccttacagaatggcaccgttagaattgaaagagctaaaggaacaattgaaggatttgctagagAAGGGCTTCATCTGGCCAAGTGTGTCACCATGGGGcgcaccggtttt GGAAGggattatggttgatcctcaaaagatttcAGTAGTAaggaattggcctagacctatcactccaacagagattcgtagtttcttaggtttggttGGGTACTACAGAAGATTCGTGGAGggattttctactcttgcctctccattgactaaattgacgcagaaagcagttaagttccagtggtccgatgcttgtgaaaggagcttCCAAGAACTGAAATCAAGAATGACTTCAGCACCGGTATTAACCCTGCCAGATGGTATAGAGGGATTTGTGGTGCATTGCGATGCTTCAAGGATCGGGTTTGGGTGTGTGCTAATGCAACACGGCAAGGTTATAGCTTACTCTTCTAggaaactcaagaatcatgaaaagaactatccaacccacgACTTAGAGCTtgcagcagtggtgtttgcactAAATATTTGGCAATATTATTTGTATGTGGTCCATGTCGATGTATTTATGGACCACAAAGAGCCTTCAAtacattttcaagcaaaaggagttgaatctgagatagagaagatggttagagttactcaaggattaTAA
- the LOC104218344 gene encoding villin-2-like: MPNSVKALEPAFQGADQRIGTEIWRIEDFQPVPLPKSEYGKFYSGDSYIVLQTTSGKGGSYIYDIHFWLGKDTSQDEAGTAAIKTVELDAILGGRAVQHREIQGHESDKFLSYFKPCIIPLQGGIASGFKKPEEEEFETRLYICKGKRVVRMKQVPFSRSSLNHDDVFILDSKDKIYQFNGANSSIQERAKALEVIQFLKDKYHEGTCDVAIVDDGNLQAESDSGSFWVLFGGFAPIGKKVASEDDIVPEKTPAKLYSITDGQVSPVDGELSKSSLENNKCYLLDCGAEVFIWVGRVTQLEERKAAIQAAEEYLTSQNRPKSTHVTRLIQGYETHSFKSSFDSWPSGSVPAAEEGRGKVAALLKQQGVGVKGGSKNTPANEEVPPLLEGGGKIEVWRINGSAKSTVPGDDIGKFYSGDCYIVLYTYHSNERKEDYYLSWWIGKDSIEEDQNTAAKLASTMCNSLKGRPVLGRVYQGKEPPQFVAIFQPMLVLKGGLSSGYKNYISDKGLNDETYTADSVALIRLSGTSVHNNKAVQVDVVATSLNSNECFLLQSGSSVFNWHGNQSTYEQQQLAAKVTEFLKPGVTVKHAKEGTESSTFWFALGGKQSYTSKKVASEVARDPHLIAYSINEGKFEIEEIYNFSQDDLSTEDVLLLDTHAEVFVWVGQSSDPKEKQSSFEVGQKYIEIAASLEGLSPNVPLYKVTEGNEPCFFTTFFSWDPAKAIAHGNSFQKKVMLLFGVGHASAQRSNGTNQGGATQRASALAALNSAFSSSSPAKSSSAPRSAGKSPGSQRAAAIAALSSALSAEKKQPPEGGSPLRLSRTSSVDAIASGNEVSTAEIEDSKEVPEHKEIETVEPAETDGEDVELKLEPEQVETGNDSSQTTFSYERLKAKSENPVSGIDFKRREAYLSDEEFKSVLEMTKEAFYKLPKWKQDIHKKKVDLF, from the exons ATGCCTAACTCTGTTAAAGCCTTAGAACCTGCATTTCAGGGTGCGGATCAGAGAAT AGGGACCGAAATTTGGAGAATTGAGGATTTCCAACCAGTTCCATTGCCTAAGTCTGAATATGGTAAATTCTACTCGGGTGATTCTTACATCGTCTTGCAG ACAACTTCAGGCAAGGGAGGTTCTTATATTTATGATATACACTTCTGGCTTGGAAAGGATACTAGTCAG GATGAAGCTGGAACTGCAGCTATCAAAACTGTTGAGCTTGATGCGATTCTTGGAGGGCGAGCAGTACAGCATAGGGAAATCCAAGGTCATGAATCTGACAAATTTTTATCATACTTTAAGCCATGCATTATACCACTGCAAGGTGGTATTGCGTCTGGATTCAAGAAACCAGAAGAGGAAGAATTTGAAACAAGGTTGTATATCTGCAAGGGTAAACGCGTTGTCAGGATGAAGCAG GTCCCATTTTCCCGGTCCTCTCTAAATCATGATGATGTGTTCATTCTGGACTCTAAAGACAAGATATATCAGTTCAATGGTGCAAATTCTAGCATCCAGGAGAGGGCCAAAGCACTAGAAGTTATTCAGTTCTTGAAGGACAAGTATCACGAGGGGACGTGTGATGTTGCAATTGTTG ATGATGGAAATTTACAAGCTGAGTCGGATTCCGGTTCGTTCTGGGTGCTCTTTGGTGGCTTTGCTCCAATTGGCAAAAAGGTTGCTAGTGAAGATGATATTGTGCCCGAGAAGACACCTGCAAAACTTTATAG CATTACTGATGGTCAAGTCAGTCCCGTGGACGGTGAACTTTCAAAATCTAGCTTAGAGAACAATAAATGCTATCTTTTGGATTGTGGTGCTGAGGTATTTATTTGGGTTGGCCGTGTAACTCAATTGGAAGAGAGGAAAGctgccattcaagctgcagag GAGTATCTTACCAGTCAAAATAGACCAAAGTCAACACATGTAACCCGACTTATTCAAGGCTATGAAACACACTCATTCAAGTCCAGCTTTGACTCTTGGCCTTCAGGGTCTGTACCAGCCGCTGAGGAGGGAAGAGGAAAAGTAGCAG CTTTGCTGAAGCAACAAGGGGTTGGTGTTAAAGGTGGTAGCAAAAATACTCCTGCAAATGAGGAAGTCCCGCCGTTGCTTGAAGGGGGTGGAAAAATAGAG GTCTGGCGTATCAACGGCAGTGCAAAGAGCACTGTGCCCGGAGATGATATTGGTAAATTCTACAGTGGAGATTGCTATATAGTTCTTTACACATACCACTCTAATGAAAGGAAAGAAGATTATTATCTATCCTGGTGGATTGGAAAGGATAGCATTGAG GAGGATCAAAATACGGCTGCAAAATTGGCCAGTACAATGTGCAATTCACTTAAAGGGAGACCAGTGCTG GGTCGCGTATATCAAGGGAAAGAACCGCCACAATTTGTTGCAATCTTCCAGCCCATGTTGGTCCTTAAG GGTGGATTAAGCTCTggatataaaaattatatttccGACAAAGGCCTGAATGATGAAACCTACACTGCTGATTCTGTGGCACTGATTCGATTATCTGGAACTTCTGTGCATAACAACAAAGCAGTTCAAGTTGATGTT GTGGCAACTTCACTGAACTCTAATGAGTGTTTTCTTCTGCAATCTGGCTCATCAGTATTTAATTGGCATGGAAACCAGAGTACCTATGAGCAGCAGCAATTAGCAGCAAAAGTTACAGAATTCTTAAAG CCAGGAGTAACTGTGAAACACGCTAAAGAAGGAACAGAGAGCTCAACTTTCTGGTTTGCTCTTGGAGGAAAACAAAGTTACACCAGCAAGAAAGTAGCTTCAGAGGTCGCCAGAGATCCCCATTTGATTGCTTATTCAATTAATGAAG GAAAATTTGAG ATTGAAGAAATCTACAACTTCTCTCAAGATGATTTATCGACTGAGGATGTTTTATTACTTGATACACATGCCGAAGTGTTTGTTTGGGTTGGTCAGTCATCAGATCCCAAAGAAAAGCAAAGTTCTTTTGAAGTTGGACAG AAATACATCGAGATAGCTGCATCTTTAGAAGGGTTGTCTCCTAATGTTCCACTGTATAAAGTCACGGAAGGAAATGAACCTTGCTTCTTTACAACATTTTTCTCCTGGGATCCTGCTAAAGCTATT GCACATGGAAACTCGTTCCAAAAGAAGGTTATGCTACTCTTTGGGGTCGGTCATGCTTCAGCG CAAAGGTCCAATGGGACAAATCAAGGTGGAGCAACCCAAAGAGCTTCAGCTTTGGCTGCTTTGAACTCTGCATTTAGTTCATCATCTCCAGCAAAATCCAGTTCTGCGCCAAGGTCTGCTGGGAAAAGTCCGGGTTCACAAAGAGCAGCTGCAATAGCTGCTTTATCTTCTGCTCTTAGTGCCGAAAAGAAGCAGCCACCTGAGGGCGGCTCTCCTCTCCGATTAAGTAGAACTTCATCAGTAGATGCTATTGCCTCTG GGAATGAAGTTTCTACTGCTGAGATTGAAGATTCTAAAGAAGTTCCAGAACACAAGGAGATCGAAACAGTTGAGCCTGCAGAGACTGATGGAGAGGACGTGGAACTGAAGCTTGAACCAGAACAGGTTGAGACTGGCAATGATAGTAGTCAGACTACATTTAGCTATGAAAGACTGAAGGCTAAATCTGAAAATCCTGTCAGTGGGATTGATTTTAAACGGAGAGAG GCTTATCTTTCTGACGAGGAATTCAAGTCAGTACTAGAAATGACAAAAGAAGCTTTCTATAAGTTGCCTAAATGGAAGCAAGATATCCACAAAAAGAAAGTTGATCTCTTCTAG